The following coding sequences are from one Luteimonas sp. S4-F44 window:
- a CDS encoding methyl-accepting chemotaxis protein, whose protein sequence is MSTVVDPSAGKRRILGTNFWVAMMIVAGMILVLNTGYGTWRAAQLGSASLSASNLRVDSQRLANQGSEAARGNAVAFAAFNATRAQIERDIRQLEERYGSTAGVSGPIRKVATTWEPLSASAARLADGEAAVTAFAGHAERFSQRVPQLQALLDELVRAMSSSGSPSSQVYMALRQVVIAGDMARRVTEVQAGGAVATVAGQGLRRNVEDFQQVMSGLREGDSARELQALTNGNALAALARADEAWAQMRTDLEAILASSEPLFQAQAAAGELVAGSDRLLEDSEALFNAFTAFGSLHDRSLLGNVWVSIVAGLLALAAIAGLVTELNRAQRRRYETSLELNNRNQEAIMRLLDEMGALAEGDLTVKASVTEDITGAIADSINNAIEQLRSLVQTINDTSVQVASSAQETRATAMHLAEAAEHQAHEINSATDRINEIAVSIDQVSRNSSESADVAQRSVRIATKGAGVVRETIAGMDSIRDQIQETSKRIKRLGESSQEIGSIVELITDISEQTNILALNAAIQAASAGEAGRGFAVVADEVQRLAERATSATRRIETLVQTIQSDTNEAVTSMEQTTSEVVAGARLAEDAGTALGEIESVSTSLADLIEGISSAAQQQSSAATNITEAMHTIQSITAQTSRGASQTAESIGNLAQLAADLRRSVADFKLPT, encoded by the coding sequence ATGAGCACAGTGGTCGATCCCAGCGCAGGCAAGCGGCGCATTCTCGGCACGAACTTCTGGGTCGCGATGATGATCGTCGCCGGTATGATCCTCGTCCTCAACACCGGCTACGGCACCTGGCGCGCCGCTCAGCTCGGCAGTGCCAGCCTCTCGGCGTCGAACCTGCGCGTGGACAGCCAGCGGCTGGCCAACCAAGGCTCGGAAGCGGCGCGTGGCAATGCGGTCGCATTCGCGGCGTTCAACGCCACCCGGGCGCAGATCGAGCGCGACATCCGCCAGCTCGAAGAGCGCTACGGCAGCACCGCGGGCGTGTCCGGTCCGATCCGCAAAGTCGCCACGACCTGGGAGCCGCTGAGCGCAAGCGCGGCGCGGCTGGCCGACGGCGAAGCGGCGGTCACCGCGTTCGCCGGCCACGCCGAGCGTTTCAGCCAGCGCGTGCCGCAATTGCAGGCGCTGCTTGACGAACTGGTGCGGGCGATGTCGAGCAGCGGCTCGCCGTCCTCGCAGGTGTACATGGCGCTGCGCCAGGTGGTGATCGCCGGCGACATGGCGCGTCGGGTGACCGAAGTGCAGGCCGGCGGCGCGGTCGCCACGGTCGCCGGTCAGGGACTGCGCCGGAACGTCGAGGATTTCCAGCAAGTGATGAGCGGCCTGCGCGAAGGCGACTCGGCGCGCGAACTGCAGGCGCTGACCAACGGCAACGCGCTCGCGGCGCTGGCACGGGCCGACGAGGCATGGGCGCAGATGCGCACGGATCTGGAGGCGATCCTGGCCAGCAGTGAGCCGCTGTTCCAGGCCCAGGCGGCGGCCGGCGAGCTGGTGGCCGGCTCCGACCGGCTACTCGAAGACAGCGAAGCGCTGTTCAACGCCTTCACCGCCTTCGGCTCGCTGCACGACCGCAGCCTGCTCGGCAACGTCTGGGTCAGCATCGTCGCCGGTCTGCTGGCACTGGCCGCGATCGCCGGCCTGGTGACCGAGCTCAATCGTGCCCAGCGCCGGCGCTACGAAACCTCGCTGGAACTCAACAACCGCAACCAGGAAGCGATCATGCGCCTGCTCGACGAAATGGGCGCGCTCGCCGAGGGCGACCTGACCGTCAAGGCCTCGGTCACCGAGGACATCACCGGCGCGATCGCCGACTCGATCAACAACGCGATCGAGCAGTTGCGCAGCCTCGTGCAGACCATCAACGACACCTCGGTGCAGGTCGCCTCGAGCGCCCAGGAAACCCGCGCCACCGCGATGCATCTTGCCGAGGCCGCCGAACACCAGGCGCACGAGATCAATTCGGCCACCGACCGCATCAACGAGATCGCCGTCAGCATCGATCAGGTCTCGCGCAATTCCTCTGAATCGGCCGACGTCGCCCAGCGCTCGGTGCGCATCGCGACCAAGGGCGCCGGCGTGGTGCGCGAGACGATTGCAGGCATGGATTCGATCCGCGACCAGATCCAGGAAACCTCCAAGCGCATCAAGCGTCTGGGCGAGAGCTCGCAGGAGATCGGCTCGATCGTCGAGTTGATCACCGATATTTCCGAGCAGACCAACATCCTGGCACTCAACGCCGCGATCCAGGCCGCCTCGGCCGGCGAGGCGGGTCGGGGCTTTGCGGTGGTCGCCGACGAAGTGCAGCGGCTGGCCGAGCGCGCGACCAGCGCCACGCGCCGCATCGAGACCCTGGTGCAGACCATCCAGTCCGATACCAACGAGGCGGTCACGTCGATGGAGCAGACGACCTCCGAGGTCGTCGCAGGTGCGCGGCTGGCCGAGGACGCCGGCACCGCGCTGGGCGAGATCGAGAGCGTGTCGACGAGCCTGGCCGACCTCATCGAGGGCATCTCCTCGGCCGCGCAGCAGCAGTCCTCGGCCGCGACCAATATCACCGAGGCCATGCACACGATCCAGTCGATCACCGCGCAGACATCGCGCGGCGCCAGCCAGACGGCCGAGTCGATCGGCAATCTGGCCCAGCTCGCCGCCGACCTGCGCCGCTCGGTCGCCGACTTCAAGCTGCCGACCTGA
- a CDS encoding Hpt domain-containing protein, with product MSGLRDAIDHTMLGWIKPELDEVLRQARMELERFVEAPDDGTRLRHCAAGLRQATGTLRMVELQAPALVAEEMERLVEALQRDEVGDRNVAASALLRCLLLLPDYLERLQGGHRDIPIVLLPLLNDLRAARGAAALPERLFFDSGFADASRAAVDEGDEGDAAVPADVPADTLDTLREAFGMGDTRPSDAELDHARGSLAGRNRALLGTVTDAVKDELLQVKDALDLHLRTGVRDPAALRPQSALLATVADTLGMIGLDDARVVVAQQREALEAIADGAVPADEAALLDIAGALLYIDDTLDAQAAQRRDAAAADGALVAEAQRSQVAAIGEAIAAFAEAREALVVFVDRQWDRTTLLAVPGLLIEVAGALAMLDQPQAAACLDGVRLYVDRELLAESQPPEAEQLDAFADAVASLESFLQGMGEQRPDRDRFLDVARTRLQTLGYWPPPGTALRSQEADEDEDVARDGDDSRPSTDDTDAGDDTGTPAPPGGFTAVGNDIDDEIREIFLEELADEIAHLGTLLPQWRGQPGDPERLRQVRRVFHTLKGNGRLVGAVELGEFAWRVESLLNRVIDGLHPGGPSIVAAVEVAAQALPALDAALRAQAPLRLDVDAVAARVAEIAAGGADVASQVPAATVDAGRSVEPPPDVEPLETVPAHIDALLLEILDAEANEHLQTVDAWIAAVRAGDAFDVERLLRALHTMHGAFAMAEVPAVGALLAPAEDYARRLVATPSVPDPEAVDAIDALCRALREALTRLHDDNPQISVLPALAARLGVVRDRLDASPVPGYDVADFDAPIVDAPGLDEGDDAAGALRDGLRFEQAELEQVRFAQARHDDDPVDDARQADAHSDTHRSDVDDVTAEAWAPAHSDTDTDTDTDTDTDTDTDTDTDTDTDTDIAADIAADIAADADRSATERLDRDLRETGQPSALQRQAAIDAAVLADERHRYAARALRETAVAHRPVDVAPPQADDMAPVTAPDAGDRDDLATAPEASSIVDAGLSSPALSADGAPDAAASWAETAPDADADADADADAEVEVEVEVEVEVEVASEVASDPDPEGPLDLVGLDLDLIDTFVEEGIDLLDDADGLLALLRDDPGALPAIAGLQRDLHTLKGGARMAGLMPIGDLGHAMETLLETLAARRRPMRRDELALLEQGVDRLHAMLVRAGERRAIGPSPALVDAFAATAGSAADTARAVDETQGDAALTPLSAPLPAPALSADGDDEAARGTQEQVRIRAGLLDRLVTYAGEVAIYRARLEQQLGTFRGAMLELAQTNDRLRDQLRRLDIETEAQIVARYRREGDSSDVAFDPLELDRFSTLQQLSRALGETAADLDSLQHTLDEQTRHYESLLQQQSRVSSDLQEGLMRTRMVPFDGIVPRLRRVVRQAAQDTGKQVDLHLTGTHGEIDRNVLERMGPPLEHLLRNAVAHGLETPQARRQAGKPEVGAIRIALRREGAEIVLEVADDGAGLDRAAIRRRAHERGLLAPGAQIAERELDALILQPGFTTASALSHLAGRGVGLDVVASEVRQLGGSVDIQSRDGMGSTFVLRLPQTLAVTQAAFVRIGETSFAVPIASVRGVGRIARDALRAGGDYRYGDEDYALHDLGRLVGQAPARAEGHLQMPLLLIRAGELRAAVAVDEILGNREIVVKPVGPQLTSIPGIFGATIMGDGRVVVILDIAPLARRQAAQPEASIAAAASPAQARRVPLVLVVDDSITMRKVTCRALERQGLAVATAKDGIDALERMDERIPDLVLLDIEMPRMDGYELAMRMKADPRLRALPIMMITSRSGDKHRERALEIGVDRYLGKPYQEPELLRHVQALLGLETDDA from the coding sequence ATGAGCGGGCTGCGCGACGCTATCGACCACACGATGCTGGGCTGGATCAAGCCCGAGCTCGACGAGGTGCTGCGCCAGGCGCGGATGGAACTGGAGCGCTTCGTCGAAGCGCCCGACGACGGCACGCGCCTGCGTCACTGCGCTGCCGGGCTGCGCCAGGCGACCGGCACGCTGCGCATGGTCGAACTGCAGGCGCCGGCACTCGTGGCCGAGGAGATGGAACGGCTGGTCGAAGCTTTGCAGCGGGACGAGGTGGGCGATCGCAACGTGGCGGCCTCGGCCTTGCTGCGCTGCCTGCTGTTGTTGCCCGACTATCTCGAACGGCTGCAGGGCGGCCATCGCGACATCCCGATCGTGCTGCTGCCGCTGCTCAACGATCTGCGCGCCGCGCGCGGCGCCGCCGCGCTGCCTGAGCGCCTGTTCTTCGATTCCGGGTTTGCGGATGCGTCGCGCGCCGCCGTCGACGAGGGCGACGAGGGCGATGCCGCGGTCCCGGCCGATGTGCCGGCCGACACGCTCGATACGTTGCGCGAGGCATTCGGCATGGGCGACACGCGCCCCAGCGACGCCGAACTCGACCACGCCCGCGGCAGCCTGGCCGGGCGCAATCGCGCCCTGCTCGGCACAGTGACGGACGCGGTCAAAGACGAACTGCTGCAGGTCAAGGATGCGCTCGATCTGCATCTACGCACCGGCGTGCGTGATCCCGCCGCGCTGCGGCCGCAGTCGGCCCTGCTGGCCACGGTGGCCGACACCCTGGGCATGATCGGCCTTGACGACGCCCGTGTGGTGGTCGCCCAGCAGCGCGAGGCGTTGGAGGCGATCGCCGACGGCGCGGTGCCGGCCGATGAAGCTGCGTTGCTCGACATTGCCGGCGCCTTGCTCTACATCGATGACACGCTCGATGCGCAGGCCGCGCAACGGCGCGATGCGGCCGCGGCCGACGGCGCGCTCGTGGCCGAGGCGCAGCGCTCCCAGGTGGCGGCGATCGGTGAGGCAATCGCGGCGTTCGCCGAGGCGCGCGAAGCGCTGGTCGTGTTCGTCGACCGGCAATGGGATCGCACCACGCTGCTGGCGGTGCCGGGCCTGCTGATCGAGGTGGCGGGGGCGCTGGCGATGCTGGACCAGCCGCAAGCGGCCGCCTGCCTGGATGGCGTGCGCCTGTACGTCGATCGCGAACTCCTGGCCGAATCGCAGCCACCTGAGGCGGAGCAGTTGGACGCTTTCGCCGATGCGGTCGCGAGCCTGGAGTCCTTTCTGCAGGGAATGGGCGAGCAACGTCCTGATCGCGATCGGTTCCTCGACGTCGCCCGCACTCGCTTGCAGACGCTGGGATATTGGCCGCCGCCCGGCACCGCACTGCGTTCGCAAGAGGCGGACGAGGATGAGGATGTCGCGCGCGATGGCGACGACAGCCGTCCATCGACCGACGACACTGACGCGGGCGATGATACGGGGACGCCTGCACCGCCTGGCGGCTTCACCGCCGTCGGCAACGACATCGACGATGAAATCCGGGAGATCTTCCTGGAAGAACTCGCCGACGAGATCGCCCATCTGGGCACCTTGTTGCCGCAGTGGCGGGGACAGCCCGGCGATCCGGAGCGGCTGCGGCAGGTGCGCCGCGTCTTCCACACACTCAAGGGCAACGGACGGCTGGTCGGCGCGGTCGAACTGGGCGAGTTTGCTTGGCGCGTCGAATCGCTGCTCAACCGCGTGATCGACGGCCTGCATCCCGGCGGCCCGTCCATTGTGGCGGCGGTCGAGGTGGCCGCGCAGGCGTTGCCGGCGCTGGATGCGGCACTGCGCGCCCAGGCGCCGTTGCGGCTCGACGTGGACGCGGTCGCCGCCAGGGTCGCCGAGATCGCGGCGGGTGGGGCGGACGTCGCGTCGCAAGTCCCGGCGGCCACGGTCGATGCCGGGCGTAGCGTTGAGCCGCCGCCAGACGTCGAGCCCCTCGAAACGGTGCCGGCACACATCGACGCGCTGCTGCTCGAGATCCTCGATGCCGAGGCCAACGAGCATCTACAGACTGTCGATGCCTGGATCGCCGCGGTGCGCGCCGGGGACGCCTTCGACGTCGAACGGCTACTGCGCGCGCTGCATACGATGCACGGCGCCTTCGCGATGGCCGAGGTCCCGGCGGTCGGCGCGTTGCTGGCGCCGGCCGAGGACTACGCCCGGCGGCTGGTGGCCACGCCGTCGGTGCCCGACCCCGAAGCGGTCGACGCGATCGACGCGTTGTGTCGCGCGCTGCGCGAAGCGCTGACGCGGCTGCACGACGACAATCCGCAGATTTCGGTGTTGCCCGCCTTGGCGGCACGCCTGGGTGTCGTCCGCGACCGCCTCGATGCATCGCCGGTTCCGGGTTACGACGTCGCCGACTTCGATGCGCCGATCGTGGATGCACCGGGTCTGGACGAAGGGGACGACGCGGCGGGCGCGCTGCGCGATGGCCTACGTTTCGAACAGGCCGAGCTCGAGCAGGTCCGCTTCGCGCAGGCGCGACACGACGATGATCCGGTCGACGACGCGCGCCAGGCAGATGCGCACAGCGACACGCATCGGTCGGACGTCGATGACGTCACCGCCGAAGCGTGGGCGCCCGCACACTCGGACACCGACACCGACACCGACACCGACACCGACACCGACACCGACACCGACACCGACACCGACACCGACACCGACACCGACATCGCAGCCGACATCGCAGCCGACATCGCAGCCGACGCGGATCGGTCGGCGACCGAGCGCCTCGACCGCGATCTCCGCGAGACCGGACAGCCGTCGGCGCTGCAGCGCCAGGCCGCGATCGATGCGGCGGTCCTCGCCGACGAACGCCATCGATATGCCGCGAGGGCACTGCGAGAGACGGCTGTCGCGCATCGGCCGGTCGACGTCGCGCCTCCGCAGGCCGACGACATGGCGCCTGTCACGGCGCCGGATGCAGGCGATCGCGACGACCTCGCAACGGCACCCGAGGCATCGTCTATTGTGGATGCCGGCCTGTCCTCGCCAGCGCTATCCGCAGACGGTGCACCGGACGCGGCGGCATCGTGGGCGGAGACTGCTCCCGATGCGGATGCGGATGCGGATGCCGATGCCGATGCCGAGGTCGAGGTCGAGGTCGAGGTCGAGGTCGAGGTCGAGGTCGCTTCCGAGGTCGCTTCCGATCCCGATCCCGAAGGCCCGCTGGACCTTGTCGGCCTGGATCTCGACCTGATCGACACCTTCGTCGAGGAAGGCATCGATCTGCTCGACGATGCCGATGGCCTGTTGGCGTTGTTGCGCGATGATCCGGGCGCCTTGCCGGCGATCGCCGGCCTGCAACGCGATCTGCACACGCTCAAGGGCGGCGCGCGCATGGCCGGGCTGATGCCCATCGGCGATCTCGGGCATGCGATGGAGACGCTGCTTGAAACGCTTGCAGCGCGACGCCGGCCGATGCGTCGGGACGAACTCGCGCTGCTGGAACAAGGCGTCGACCGGTTGCACGCGATGCTCGTGCGCGCCGGCGAACGCCGGGCCATCGGCCCATCGCCGGCGCTGGTCGACGCATTCGCCGCGACCGCGGGCAGCGCGGCGGATACGGCCAGAGCGGTCGACGAGACGCAGGGCGACGCCGCGCTGACGCCCTTGTCGGCACCGCTGCCCGCGCCGGCACTCTCGGCCGACGGCGACGACGAGGCCGCGCGCGGCACGCAGGAACAGGTGCGCATCCGGGCCGGGCTGCTCGACCGTCTGGTCACCTACGCCGGCGAGGTCGCGATCTACCGCGCACGACTCGAGCAGCAGTTGGGGACCTTCCGTGGCGCGATGCTCGAACTCGCGCAGACCAACGACCGCCTGCGCGACCAGTTGCGACGGCTCGATATCGAGACCGAGGCGCAGATCGTCGCCCGCTACCGGCGCGAAGGCGACAGCAGTGACGTTGCCTTCGATCCCCTCGAGCTCGACCGTTTCTCGACCCTGCAGCAGCTCTCACGCGCCCTCGGCGAAACGGCCGCCGACCTCGACAGCCTGCAGCACACCCTCGACGAGCAGACCCGGCATTACGAATCGCTGCTGCAACAGCAGTCGCGCGTAAGCTCGGACCTGCAAGAGGGCTTGATGCGGACGCGCATGGTGCCGTTCGACGGCATCGTGCCGCGCCTGCGGCGCGTCGTCAGGCAGGCTGCCCAGGACACCGGCAAGCAGGTGGACCTGCATCTGACCGGCACCCACGGCGAGATCGACCGCAATGTGCTCGAGCGCATGGGCCCGCCGCTCGAGCACCTGCTGCGCAACGCGGTCGCACATGGACTGGAAACGCCGCAGGCGCGCCGACAGGCCGGCAAGCCCGAGGTGGGGGCGATCCGCATCGCCCTCCGCCGCGAGGGCGCGGAGATCGTGCTGGAGGTCGCCGACGACGGTGCCGGACTCGACCGGGCAGCGATCCGCCGCCGTGCGCACGAGCGCGGCCTGCTGGCGCCGGGTGCGCAGATCGCCGAGCGCGAACTGGATGCATTGATCCTGCAGCCCGGCTTCACGACCGCGTCCGCGCTCAGCCACTTGGCCGGGCGCGGCGTCGGTCTGGATGTGGTCGCCAGCGAGGTCCGCCAGCTCGGCGGCAGCGTCGACATCCAGTCGCGGGACGGCATGGGCAGCACATTCGTATTGCGATTGCCGCAGACGCTGGCCGTGACCCAGGCGGCGTTCGTGCGTATCGGCGAGACGAGCTTCGCGGTGCCGATCGCCTCGGTGCGCGGCGTCGGCCGCATCGCGCGCGACGCGCTGCGCGCGGGCGGGGACTACCGGTATGGCGACGAGGACTACGCGCTCCACGACCTGGGCCGGCTGGTCGGCCAGGCCCCTGCGCGCGCCGAGGGCCACCTGCAGATGCCCTTGCTGCTGATCCGCGCCGGGGAGCTGCGCGCGGCGGTCGCGGTGGACGAGATCCTGGGCAACCGCGAAATCGTGGTGAAACCGGTCGGGCCCCAGCTCACGTCGATCCCGGGCATCTTCGGCGCGACCATCATGGGCGACGGCCGCGTGGTGGTGATCCTGGACATCGCACCGCTGGCGCGGCGGCAGGCGGCGCAGCCCGAAGCGTCGATCGCTGCGGCGGCGTCGCCTGCGCAGGCCCGCCGCGTCCCGCTGGTGCTGGTCGTCGACGACTCGATCACGATGCGCAAGGTGACCTGCCGTGCGCTCGAGCGGCAGGGCCTGGCGGTGGCGACCGCCAAGGATGGCATCGAC